From Deltaproteobacteria bacterium, the proteins below share one genomic window:
- a CDS encoding sigma 54-interacting transcriptional regulator gives MKTNKSSFYDYSMKPERIQFESIDNIKHHHHHHISFPYIMGKSILLWHTIYKAGSIINDKKPIIFYGHKGVGKEIFARAIHVNYNGNHKFNKLSCYIYPPDFVNSLILDSKAFYNIIKVSANGTLYIDGAELMQYGTLKHLLNRAKKCNIKLMFGTVSEVFIDKYKNTFHLLEIPGMSSKREDTKRLLNYYIRLLSKKNKEYGFEDDAVDILIKHKWEGNLDELIAVTNHIRVSLKNDNMILRKHLPLYMQMNSRKAITIDMQLLAGAHDKTLKNMLALVEKNIIKNTIKHAYNKSEAIRLLGLSRRSFYWKLKKYKIRWK, from the coding sequence ATGAAAACTAATAAAAGCTCTTTTTATGATTATTCCATGAAACCTGAGAGAATTCAATTTGAATCTATAGATAATATCAAACATCACCATCACCATCACATTTCATTCCCGTACATTATGGGTAAAAGCATCTTATTATGGCATACCATTTATAAAGCAGGGTCAATCATAAATGATAAAAAACCAATCATATTCTATGGGCACAAGGGGGTAGGTAAAGAAATCTTTGCAAGAGCAATACACGTTAATTATAATGGAAATCATAAGTTTAATAAATTATCATGCTATATATACCCGCCTGATTTTGTAAATTCACTAATACTTGATTCAAAGGCATTTTATAATATCATTAAAGTCTCTGCCAATGGTACTCTATATATCGATGGCGCAGAGCTAATGCAGTATGGAACACTTAAACATCTTCTGAATAGAGCTAAAAAGTGCAATATAAAGCTGATGTTTGGAACGGTATCTGAAGTTTTTATTGATAAGTATAAAAATACATTTCACCTATTGGAGATACCGGGCATGTCCAGCAAAAGAGAAGATACCAAAAGATTATTAAATTATTATATAAGACTGCTCTCCAAAAAAAACAAAGAATATGGTTTTGAAGATGATGCTGTTGATATATTAATTAAGCACAAATGGGAAGGTAATCTGGATGAACTGATAGCAGTTACAAATCATATAAGGGTAAGCTTAAAAAATGATAATATGATTTTGCGAAAGCATCTGCCCCTGTACATGCAGATGAATTCAAGAAAAGCAATAACAATTGACATGCAGTTATTAGCCGGTGCACATGATAAAACATTAAAAAATATGCTTGCTCTGGTTGAGAAGAACATTATCAAGAATACCATTAAGCATGCGTATAATAAATCAGAAGCTATAAGGCTATTGGGGCTTTCAAGAAGGTCATTCTACT